Proteins encoded in a region of the Pseudomonas shahriarae genome:
- a CDS encoding integrase core domain-containing protein — translation MPWEELKPMDLKVMFIAAYLAERDTFSQLCRDYQVSRKTGYKWVERYEAEGPRGLEERSRCRHNQTYVVPLAIRQAIIELRSIGETIPGPKKIQNDLRQRFPGQDPPSKTTIYNILKAADLIAPRRVRQRVAVYPKPLCKVETPNQLFSADYKGQFLTGAGVWCYPLTIMDHASRFLLACQGMRNTNFKETQQTFERVFREYGLPERIRTDNGIPFASTGRAGLSQLSIWWLRLGIIPERIEPGRPDQNGRHERMHRTLKSTLPQPAAIAWEAQQKHFDRFMQHYNHERGHEALGQKTPASCYLPSPRAYPEKLPEMGYASHVECYLADSNGIINRAGLRIYIGNLLKHQTIGMELIRDDVWEVIFGPVILGRVDARDAKNGYVSIKVSPM, via the coding sequence ATGCCCTGGGAAGAGCTGAAACCTATGGACCTCAAAGTGATGTTCATCGCCGCCTATTTGGCTGAAAGAGATACCTTTAGCCAGCTGTGCCGCGACTACCAGGTCAGTCGAAAGACTGGCTACAAATGGGTCGAACGGTACGAGGCTGAAGGACCCAGAGGGCTCGAAGAACGTAGCCGGTGCCGGCACAATCAAACCTATGTTGTGCCTCTTGCTATCAGGCAAGCAATTATCGAGCTTCGTTCTATCGGGGAGACTATTCCCGGGCCGAAGAAGATTCAGAACGACTTGCGCCAGCGTTTTCCCGGGCAGGATCCACCCTCGAAAACCACCATTTACAACATCCTCAAGGCCGCTGATCTGATTGCACCTCGACGTGTGCGTCAGCGCGTGGCTGTCTATCCAAAGCCCCTGTGCAAGGTAGAAACCCCAAATCAGCTCTTTAGCGCTGACTACAAGGGGCAGTTTCTGACAGGGGCCGGAGTGTGGTGTTATCCGCTGACGATCATGGACCATGCCAGCCGCTTTCTACTGGCCTGCCAGGGCATGCGCAATACCAACTTCAAAGAAACCCAACAAACCTTCGAGCGTGTTTTTCGCGAGTATGGCTTGCCTGAACGTATTCGGACCGACAACGGCATACCGTTTGCCAGCACGGGCCGTGCAGGGTTATCACAGCTGTCGATCTGGTGGCTGCGGTTGGGGATTATCCCTGAGCGAATTGAGCCCGGCCGCCCAGATCAGAATGGGCGCCATGAAAGGATGCACCGAACCCTGAAAAGCACTTTGCCCCAACCAGCGGCGATTGCTTGGGAAGCTCAGCAGAAACACTTTGATCGCTTTATGCAGCACTATAATCATGAGCGAGGGCACGAGGCGCTTGGCCAGAAAACACCAGCCTCATGTTATTTGCCCTCACCCCGCGCTTACCCGGAAAAGCTGCCTGAAATGGGGTATGCGAGCCACGTGGAGTGTTACCTGGCTGATAGTAATGGAATCATCAATCGAGCAGGTCTTAGGATCTACATAGGCAATCTGCTCAAGCATCAGACCATTGGAATGGAGCTAATTCGAGATGATGTCTGGGAGGTGATCTTCGGGCCTGTGATCCTAGGCCGTGTCGATGCTAGAGACGCAAAGAACGGGTATGTTTCAATCAAAGTGTCACCTATGTGA
- a CDS encoding DUF3325 domain-containing protein → MALIGALLLACAGMAGLCLGLERHYKQLMQRLPSPVLRRGLRVLGWGMLAASFAVSVLGWGWAMGPVAWFGLISLAGLGVVFLLPYTTR, encoded by the coding sequence ATGGCGTTGATAGGCGCGTTGTTGCTGGCCTGCGCAGGGATGGCGGGGTTGTGCCTGGGCTTGGAGCGCCATTACAAACAACTTATGCAGCGCCTGCCCTCGCCGGTGCTACGACGTGGCCTGCGAGTGCTGGGCTGGGGGATGCTGGCGGCGAGTTTTGCCGTCAGCGTACTGGGGTGGGGCTGGGCCATGGGGCCGGTGGCGTGGTTCGGCTTGATTTCGCTGGCTGGGCTTGGCGTGGTGTTTCTGTTGCCCTACACCACCCGCTGA
- a CDS encoding PepSY-associated TM helix domain-containing protein has protein sequence MKHKTLTQAMAWLHTWSGLVFGWLLFAIFLTGTLAVFDKEIDGWMRPEIPTATLSQSAAAQQALDYLARQHPEAKTWNIGLPGERSDTLTVSAGEQRRGGGTALDPHTGEPLAVRETAGGGFFFRFHFTLNLPRDLGIWTVGLAAMAMLVALVSGIVIHKKFFKEFFTFRPAKGQRSWLDAHNATAVLVLPFHLMITYTGLVIFYLIYMPAAVDALFDGDRDNLFRALRGAPAEQQVRGERPKHSEAAELTALEPLLAEAERAMGPVSSLSIHNPGRSDARIEVRPVLGNRIELTKGQSMLFDGVSGAVLRQPAVSRPSLLTQKVMAGLHFAQFGGYSMRWLYFVCGLASCAMLATGVVLFTVKRRRRHDGEGALGALLYHIAERLNVAVVAGLTVACVALLWANRLLPVELAQRGGWEVRVFFLVWLLSLGHAIVRPWRSAWREQLGLAAVLCLGLPALNLLGESLGDYVYLELTSVALGLLLAWPCWKLYQAPKERSTRRVAKHAVAEVN, from the coding sequence ATGAAACACAAGACTCTGACACAGGCCATGGCCTGGCTGCATACCTGGAGCGGGCTGGTGTTCGGCTGGCTGCTGTTTGCAATCTTCCTGACCGGCACCCTGGCGGTGTTCGACAAGGAAATCGACGGCTGGATGCGCCCGGAAATCCCCACCGCGACCCTGTCGCAAAGCGCCGCCGCGCAGCAGGCCCTCGACTACCTGGCGCGCCAGCACCCCGAGGCGAAGACCTGGAACATCGGCCTGCCCGGCGAACGCTCCGACACCCTGACGGTATCGGCCGGCGAACAACGACGTGGCGGCGGCACCGCGCTCGACCCACACACCGGCGAGCCCTTGGCCGTGCGCGAAACTGCCGGGGGCGGGTTTTTCTTCCGCTTCCACTTTACCCTCAACCTGCCGCGCGACCTGGGGATCTGGACGGTCGGCCTGGCCGCCATGGCGATGCTGGTCGCGTTGGTCAGCGGGATCGTGATCCACAAGAAATTCTTCAAGGAGTTCTTCACCTTCCGCCCCGCCAAGGGCCAGCGCTCATGGCTGGATGCGCACAACGCGACAGCGGTGCTGGTGCTGCCCTTTCACCTGATGATCACCTATACCGGGCTGGTGATCTTCTATTTGATCTACATGCCGGCGGCGGTGGACGCGCTGTTTGACGGTGACCGCGACAACCTCTTCCGCGCCCTGCGTGGCGCGCCCGCCGAACAACAAGTGCGCGGCGAACGCCCCAAACACAGCGAAGCAGCCGAGCTGACGGCACTGGAACCGCTGCTGGCCGAGGCCGAGCGGGCCATGGGGCCGGTGTCCAGCTTGTCGATCCACAACCCCGGCCGCAGCGACGCACGCATCGAGGTACGGCCGGTACTGGGCAACCGCATCGAGCTGACCAAGGGCCAGAGCATGCTGTTTGACGGGGTCAGCGGTGCCGTCCTGCGCCAGCCTGCGGTCAGTCGGCCCAGCCTGTTGACCCAGAAGGTCATGGCCGGCCTGCACTTTGCGCAGTTCGGCGGCTACTCCATGCGCTGGTTGTACTTTGTCTGCGGCCTGGCCAGTTGCGCAATGCTGGCAACCGGCGTGGTGCTGTTTACCGTCAAACGCCGCCGGCGCCACGATGGCGAAGGCGCTCTAGGCGCCCTGCTCTACCACATCGCCGAACGCCTGAATGTGGCGGTGGTGGCCGGGCTGACGGTGGCGTGCGTGGCCTTGTTGTGGGCCAACCGCTTGCTCCCGGTGGAACTGGCCCAGCGCGGTGGCTGGGAAGTGCGGGTGTTTTTCCTGGTGTGGCTGTTGAGCCTGGGCCATGCGATTGTCCGCCCCTGGCGCAGTGCCTGGCGCGAGCAACTGGGCCTGGCGGCAGTGCTGTGTCTCGGCCTGCCGGCCCTGAATCTGCTGGGGGAAAGCCTGGGTGATTACGTCTACCTGGAATTGACCAGCGTCGCCCTCGGCCTGCTGCTGGCCTGGCCGTGCTGGAAGCTGTACCAGGCGCCCAAGGAACGCAGCACCCGGCGCGTGGCCAAGCACGCTGTAGCGGAGGTCAATTGA
- a CDS encoding DUF3649 domain-containing protein: MKSKSPAWPTLSRVVAALIGGYLFTYAFTAALARLLPMDKVDALVVASLPSFLIYTLAILWAFACRNAWRAWAGMALALPLAAVGFWPHWREVLG, encoded by the coding sequence ATGAAAAGCAAATCCCCTGCCTGGCCGACCCTCTCGCGGGTAGTCGCCGCGCTGATCGGCGGTTACCTGTTTACCTATGCGTTTACCGCCGCCCTGGCGCGCCTGTTGCCCATGGACAAGGTGGATGCCCTGGTGGTCGCCAGCCTGCCGTCCTTCTTGATCTACACCCTGGCGATCCTCTGGGCCTTTGCCTGTCGCAACGCCTGGCGTGCGTGGGCCGGGATGGCCCTGGCGCTGCCCCTGGCTGCCGTCGGTTTCTGGCCACACTGGCGCGAGGTGCTGGGATGA